The following proteins are co-located in the Theropithecus gelada isolate Dixy chromosome 19, Tgel_1.0, whole genome shotgun sequence genome:
- the FSTL3 gene encoding follistatin-related protein 3, producing the protein MRPGAPGPLWPLPWGALAWAVGFVGSMGSGDPAPGGVCWLQQGQEATCSLVLRTDVTRAECCASGSIDTAWSNLTHPGNKINLLGFLGLVHCLPCKDSCDGVECGPGKACRMLGGRPRCECAPDCSGLPARLQVCGSDGATYRDECELRAARCRGHPDLRVMYRGRCRKSCERVVCPRPQSCVVDQTGSAHCVVCRAAPCPVPSSPGQELCGNNNVTYISSCHLRQATCFLGRSIGVRHAGSCAGTPEEPPDGESEEEEENFV; encoded by the exons ATGCGTCCCGGGGCGCCAGGGCCACTCTGGCCTCTGCCCTGGGGGGCCCTGGCTTGGGCCGTGGGCTTCGTGGGCTCCATGGGCTCGGGGGATCCCGCGCCCG GTGGTGTTTGTTGGCTCCAGCAGGGCCAGGAGGCCACCTGCAGCCTGGTGCTCCGGACTGACGTCACCCGGGCCGAGTGCTGTGCCTCCGGCAGCATTGACACCGCCTGGTCCAACCTCACTCACCCGGGGAACAAGATCAACCTCCTTGGCTTCTTGGGCCTTGTCCACTGCCTTCCCTGCAAAG ATTCGTGCGACGGCGTGGAGTGCGGCCCGGGCAAGGCGTGCCGCATGCTGGGGGGCCGCCCGCGCTGCGAATGCGCGCCCGACTGCTCTGGGCTCCCGGCGCGGCTGCAGGTCTGCGGCTCAGACGGCGCCACCTACCGCGACGAGTGCGAGCTGCGAGCCGCGCGCTGCCGCGGCCACCCGGACCTGCGCGTCATGTACCGGGGCCGCTGCCGCA AGTCCTGTGAGCGCGTGGTGTGCCCGCGGCCACAGTCGTGCGTCGTGGACCAGACGGGCAGCGCCCACTGCGTGGTGTGTCGGGCGGCGCCCTGCCCTGTGCCCTCCAGCCCCGGCCAGGAGCTTTGCGGCAACAACAACGTCACCTACATCTCCTCGTGCCACCTGCGCCAGGCCACCTGCTTCCTGGGCCGCTCCATCGGTGTGCGCCATGCGGGCAGCTGCGCAG GCACCCCTGAGGAGCCGCCAGATGGTGAAtcggaggaagaggaagagaactTCGTGTGA
- the PRSS57 gene encoding serine protease 57 isoform X2, with product MGPGSGAWGRPLLTVATALMLPMKPPGSWGAQIIGGHEVTPHSRPYMASVRFGGQHHCGGFLLRARWVVSAAHCFSQRDLRTGLVVLGAHALRTAEPTQQVFGISAVTNHPDFHPVTHVNDICLLRLNGSAVLGPAVGLLRLPGRRAGPPTAGTRCRVAGWGFVSDFEDLPPGLMEAEVRVLDLDVCNSSWKGHLSHTMLCTRSGDRHRRGFCSADSGGPLVCRNRAHGLVSFSGLWCGDPKTPDVYTKVSSFVAWIWDVVRRSSPQPGPLRGTTRPPGGVA from the exons ATGGGGCCTGGGTCGGGGGCCTGGGGACGTCCGCTGCTGACCGTGGCCACTGCCCTGATGCTGCCCATGAAGCCCCCCG GCTCCTGGGGGGCTCAGATCATCGGCGGCCACGAGGTGACCCCCCACTCCAGGCCCTACATGGCATCCGTGCGCTTTGGGGGCCAGCACCACTGTGGAGGCTTCCTGCTGCGAGCCCGCTGGGTGGTCTCGGCCGCCCACTGCTTCAGCCAAAG AGACCTCCGCACCGGCCTGGTGGTGCTGGGCGCCCATGCCCTGCGTACCGCAGAGCCCACCCAGCAGGTGTTTGGTATCAGTGCTGTCACCAACCACCCCGACTTCCACCCTGTGACCCACGTCAACGACATCTGCCTGCTGCGG CTGAACGGCTCTGCTGTCCTGGGCCCTGCAGTGGGGCTGCTGAGGCTGCCAGGGAGACGGGCCGGGCCCCCCACAGCCGGGACACGGTGCCGGGTGGCTGGCTGGGGCTTCGTGTCTGACTTTGAGGATCTGCCGCCTGGACTGATGGAGGCCGAGGTCCGAGTGCTGGACCTGGACGTCTGCAACAGCTCCTGGAAGGGCCACCTGAGCCATACGATGCTCTGCACCCGCAGTGGGGACAGGCACAGGCGAGGCTTCTGCTCG GCCGACTCCGGGGGGCCCCTGGTGTGCAGGAACCGGGCTCACGGCCTCGTGTCCTTCTCCGGCCTCTGGTGCGGCGACCCGAAGACCCCCGATGTGTACACGAAGGTGTCCTCCTTTGTGGCCTGGATCTGGGACGTGGTTCGGCGGAGCAGCCCCCAGCCCGGCCCCCTGCGTGGGACCACCAGGCCCCCAGGAGGAGTCGCCTGA
- the PRSS57 gene encoding serine protease 57 isoform X1, which produces MGPGSGAWGRPLLTVATALMLPMKPPAGSWGAQIIGGHEVTPHSRPYMASVRFGGQHHCGGFLLRARWVVSAAHCFSQRDLRTGLVVLGAHALRTAEPTQQVFGISAVTNHPDFHPVTHVNDICLLRLNGSAVLGPAVGLLRLPGRRAGPPTAGTRCRVAGWGFVSDFEDLPPGLMEAEVRVLDLDVCNSSWKGHLSHTMLCTRSGDRHRRGFCSADSGGPLVCRNRAHGLVSFSGLWCGDPKTPDVYTKVSSFVAWIWDVVRRSSPQPGPLRGTTRPPGGVA; this is translated from the exons ATGGGGCCTGGGTCGGGGGCCTGGGGACGTCCGCTGCTGACCGTGGCCACTGCCCTGATGCTGCCCATGAAGCCCCCCG CAGGCTCCTGGGGGGCTCAGATCATCGGCGGCCACGAGGTGACCCCCCACTCCAGGCCCTACATGGCATCCGTGCGCTTTGGGGGCCAGCACCACTGTGGAGGCTTCCTGCTGCGAGCCCGCTGGGTGGTCTCGGCCGCCCACTGCTTCAGCCAAAG AGACCTCCGCACCGGCCTGGTGGTGCTGGGCGCCCATGCCCTGCGTACCGCAGAGCCCACCCAGCAGGTGTTTGGTATCAGTGCTGTCACCAACCACCCCGACTTCCACCCTGTGACCCACGTCAACGACATCTGCCTGCTGCGG CTGAACGGCTCTGCTGTCCTGGGCCCTGCAGTGGGGCTGCTGAGGCTGCCAGGGAGACGGGCCGGGCCCCCCACAGCCGGGACACGGTGCCGGGTGGCTGGCTGGGGCTTCGTGTCTGACTTTGAGGATCTGCCGCCTGGACTGATGGAGGCCGAGGTCCGAGTGCTGGACCTGGACGTCTGCAACAGCTCCTGGAAGGGCCACCTGAGCCATACGATGCTCTGCACCCGCAGTGGGGACAGGCACAGGCGAGGCTTCTGCTCG GCCGACTCCGGGGGGCCCCTGGTGTGCAGGAACCGGGCTCACGGCCTCGTGTCCTTCTCCGGCCTCTGGTGCGGCGACCCGAAGACCCCCGATGTGTACACGAAGGTGTCCTCCTTTGTGGCCTGGATCTGGGACGTGGTTCGGCGGAGCAGCCCCCAGCCCGGCCCCCTGCGTGGGACCACCAGGCCCCCAGGAGGAGTCGCCTGA